The following proteins come from a genomic window of Pseudomonas putida:
- a CDS encoding LysE family transporter → MSMEVWLGFFAACWVISLSPGAGAIASMSSGLQYGFWRGYWNALGLQIGLVVQIAIIAAGVGAILAASATAFTIIKWFGVAYLVYLAYKQWRALPMDMTDESAVRPIGKPLSLVFRGFLVNVSNPKALVFMLAVLPQFINPHAPLLPQYVAITVTMVTVDMLVMAGYTGLASRVLRLLRTPKQQKRLNRTFAGLFIGAATFLATLRRAPV, encoded by the coding sequence ATGTCGATGGAAGTGTGGCTGGGCTTCTTTGCCGCTTGTTGGGTGATCAGCCTTTCACCCGGGGCCGGGGCGATCGCCTCGATGTCCAGCGGCCTGCAATATGGTTTCTGGCGCGGTTACTGGAACGCGCTGGGCCTGCAGATTGGTCTGGTCGTGCAGATCGCCATCATCGCAGCGGGTGTCGGCGCCATCCTTGCGGCTTCCGCTACAGCGTTCACCATCATCAAATGGTTCGGCGTCGCCTACCTGGTCTACCTGGCCTACAAGCAATGGCGCGCTTTGCCGATGGACATGACCGATGAGTCCGCCGTGCGTCCGATCGGCAAGCCGTTGAGCCTGGTGTTCCGTGGTTTCCTGGTCAACGTCAGCAACCCCAAGGCGCTGGTGTTCATGCTCGCTGTACTGCCGCAGTTCATCAACCCGCATGCTCCGCTGTTGCCACAATACGTGGCAATCACGGTCACCATGGTCACCGTCGACATGCTGGTAATGGCGGGTTATACCGGGTTGGCTTCACGGGTGCTGCGCCTGTTGCGCACCCCCAAGCAACAGAAGCGCTTGAACCGGACCTTCGCCGGCTTGTTCATTGGTGCTGCCACGTTCCTGGCGACCCTGCGCCGCGCGCCTGTCTGA
- a CDS encoding slipin family protein: MFMQLGFGALLMLLGVLLLSAFRILREYERGVVFQLGRFWQVKGPGLILLIPVIQQMVRVDLRTVVLDVPPQDVITRDNVSVKVNAVLYFRVLDPQKAIIQVEDFLVATSQLAQTTLRAVLGKHELDELLAEREQLNLDIRQVLDAQTDAWGIKVANVEIKHVDLNESMVRAIARQAEAERERRAKVIHAEGELQASEKLMQAAQMLSKEPGAMQLRYMQTLGSIAGDKTSTIVFPMPLDLLKGMMDREK, translated from the coding sequence ATGTTCATGCAATTGGGTTTCGGCGCCCTGCTGATGCTGCTGGGCGTTCTACTGCTGTCTGCGTTTCGTATCTTGCGCGAATACGAGCGCGGTGTGGTGTTCCAGCTTGGGCGCTTCTGGCAGGTCAAAGGCCCGGGGCTGATCCTGCTCATCCCCGTGATCCAGCAGATGGTTCGGGTAGACCTGCGTACCGTGGTGCTGGATGTACCGCCGCAGGATGTGATCACCCGCGACAACGTGTCAGTGAAGGTCAATGCGGTGCTGTACTTCCGTGTGCTCGACCCTCAGAAAGCGATCATCCAGGTCGAAGACTTCCTGGTCGCCACAAGCCAGCTGGCACAGACAACGCTACGCGCGGTCCTGGGTAAGCATGAACTTGACGAGCTGCTGGCCGAGCGGGAACAGTTGAACCTGGATATCCGCCAGGTGCTGGACGCGCAAACCGATGCCTGGGGCATCAAGGTGGCCAACGTCGAGATCAAGCACGTCGACCTCAACGAATCGATGGTCCGCGCCATCGCCCGTCAGGCCGAAGCCGAGCGTGAACGCCGGGCCAAGGTCATCCATGCCGAAGGGGAACTGCAGGCATCGGAGAAATTGATGCAGGCGGCGCAGATGCTCAGCAAGGAGCCGGGGGCCATGCAGTTGCGCTATATGCAAACGCTGGGGTCGATTGCCGGCGACAAGACATCGACCATCGTGTTTCCGATGCCGTTGGACTTGCTCAAGGGGATGATGGACCGAGAGAAATGA
- a CDS encoding NfeD family protein, producing MIARCWRWWLLVLMLGFAPGSQAAPGAIWVLSIDDAIGPASADYLMRGLDQAREQGAQLVVIRMDTPGGLDSAMRQIIKVILASPVPVATFVAPGGARAASAGTYILYASHVAAMAPGTNLGAATPVQVGSPTGAPKDDKAKNDTNEQALARKQVNDAAAYIRGLAQLRGRNADWAEKAVREAVSLSASEAFKQKVIDHVANDLPDLLRQLDGKTLIAADQPRQLQTRDASLVEHVPDWRTRLLAVITNPSVALILIMIGVYGLLFEFMNPGSGVGGVVGGICLLLALYALQLLPVSFAGVALVMLGIAFMIAEAFLPSFGVVGFGGIVAFVVGAVILIDTDAPGFGIPLGLIASLAMLSALLIGGVLGMALKARKRALVSGDAGLVGSLVTVTQVVAGNPFCGAVMAQGEQWQVQCTTPLQLGQQVRVTARHGVMLEVSAAAPTAQGE from the coding sequence GTGATCGCTCGCTGCTGGCGCTGGTGGTTGCTGGTTTTGATGCTTGGCTTTGCACCGGGCAGCCAGGCTGCGCCCGGCGCTATCTGGGTGCTGAGCATCGACGATGCCATAGGGCCGGCCAGTGCCGATTATCTGATGCGCGGCCTGGATCAGGCCAGGGAACAAGGCGCGCAATTGGTGGTGATCCGCATGGATACACCCGGCGGCCTGGACAGCGCCATGCGTCAGATCATCAAGGTTATTCTCGCCAGCCCCGTGCCGGTCGCGACCTTCGTTGCCCCAGGCGGTGCCCGTGCAGCCAGCGCTGGCACCTACATCCTTTATGCCAGTCACGTAGCGGCCATGGCTCCCGGGACCAACCTCGGCGCCGCCACACCCGTGCAGGTTGGCAGCCCCACGGGTGCGCCAAAGGATGACAAGGCCAAAAACGACACCAATGAACAAGCCCTTGCGCGCAAGCAAGTGAACGATGCAGCCGCGTATATCCGCGGCCTGGCGCAGCTGCGCGGGCGCAACGCCGACTGGGCAGAAAAGGCTGTACGCGAAGCGGTAAGCCTGTCGGCCAGCGAAGCGTTCAAGCAGAAGGTGATCGACCACGTGGCCAACGACCTGCCTGACCTGCTGCGCCAGCTCGACGGCAAGACCCTGATCGCCGCTGACCAGCCGCGCCAGTTGCAGACTCGCGACGCCAGCCTGGTCGAACATGTGCCGGACTGGCGCACGCGCCTGCTGGCCGTGATCACCAACCCTAGCGTGGCACTGATTCTGATAATGATCGGCGTCTATGGCCTGCTGTTCGAGTTCATGAACCCAGGCTCCGGCGTGGGCGGCGTGGTCGGTGGAATCTGCCTGTTGCTGGCGCTGTATGCCCTGCAATTGCTACCGGTGAGCTTTGCCGGTGTCGCGCTGGTCATGCTCGGTATCGCCTTCATGATCGCCGAGGCGTTCCTCCCCAGCTTTGGTGTGGTCGGCTTCGGCGGCATAGTGGCGTTCGTGGTAGGCGCGGTGATCCTGATAGACACCGACGCCCCCGGCTTTGGCATTCCGTTGGGGTTGATCGCGAGCCTGGCAATGCTGTCGGCATTGTTGATCGGTGGTGTGCTGGGCATGGCCCTCAAAGCTCGCAAGCGAGCCTTGGTCAGCGGTGATGCCGGCCTGGTAGGCAGCTTGGTGACCGTCACTCAGGTGGTGGCAGGCAATCCGTTCTGTGGCGCGGTAATGGCCCAGGGCGAACAATGGCAGGTCCAGTGCACTACGCCCTTGCAGCTCGGCCAGCAGGTGCGGGTCACCGCGCGTCATGGCGTGATGCTCGAAGTGAGCGCTGCTGCCCCTACAGCGCAAGGAGAATGA
- a CDS encoding aminoacyl-tRNA deacylase has translation MRMAKTLQQRLDQANCDYDIIPHPHSATSLESARTAGVPAERVAKSVMLDDRHGNYIMAVLPANRHLDMSKVRMSGAWQLTRESGLPSLFGDCERGAIPAMGDVYQIKMLLDSSLTRQGDVYLEAGDHDHLIHMSMEQYLKLVPQAEVRELC, from the coding sequence ATGCGAATGGCCAAGACCCTGCAGCAGCGCCTGGACCAGGCCAACTGCGATTACGACATCATTCCTCATCCCCACTCGGCGACCAGCCTGGAGTCGGCGCGTACGGCTGGCGTGCCGGCCGAGCGGGTCGCCAAGTCGGTCATGCTCGACGACCGCCATGGCAATTACATCATGGCGGTGCTGCCTGCCAATCGGCACCTGGACATGAGCAAGGTGCGCATGTCCGGCGCCTGGCAACTAACCCGTGAAAGCGGCCTGCCGAGCTTGTTCGGTGACTGCGAGCGTGGCGCCATTCCGGCAATGGGCGACGTTTATCAGATAAAGATGCTGCTCGATTCGAGTCTTACCCGCCAAGGCGATGTCTACCTGGAGGCGGGTGACCACGATCACCTGATCCACATGAGCATGGAGCAGTACCTGAAACTGGTGCCGCAAGCCGAAGTACGCGAGCTGTGCTGA
- a CDS encoding DUF2789 domain-containing protein: MEAPTHHFSELFKQLGLPDDPQSIDQFITSHSPLKNEIKLVDAPFWSDSQRAFLKESIIEDSDWAVPFDQLNEALRRPRK, encoded by the coding sequence ATGGAAGCGCCTACCCACCACTTTTCCGAGCTGTTCAAGCAGTTGGGCTTGCCCGACGATCCTCAGAGTATCGATCAGTTCATCACCAGCCATTCACCGCTGAAAAACGAGATCAAGCTGGTGGATGCGCCGTTCTGGAGCGACTCCCAGCGTGCTTTTCTCAAGGAAAGTATCATTGAAGATTCCGATTGGGCAGTGCCCTTCGATCAACTCAACGAAGCATTGCGCCGCCCCCGAAAATAA
- a CDS encoding CBS domain-containing protein, translating into MKNVEQILKTKSQHQTVYTIGPDDSVLDALKMLAEKNVGALPVVENNQVVGIVSERDYARKLVLKGRSSAATPVREIMSAPVVTVEPKQNLEYCMNLMTNRHLRHLPVVSNGELLGLLSIGDLVKETIAEQASLILQLEQYIRGE; encoded by the coding sequence ATGAAGAACGTCGAACAAATTCTCAAGACCAAGTCCCAGCACCAGACCGTCTACACCATCGGCCCGGATGACTCGGTACTCGACGCCCTGAAAATGCTGGCGGAGAAAAACGTCGGTGCGCTGCCGGTGGTGGAGAACAACCAGGTAGTGGGAATCGTCAGCGAGCGTGACTATGCCCGTAAGCTCGTGCTCAAGGGGCGCTCTTCGGCGGCCACGCCAGTGCGGGAAATCATGAGTGCACCTGTGGTCACGGTGGAGCCCAAGCAGAATCTTGAGTACTGCATGAACCTGATGACCAACCGCCACCTGCGCCACCTGCCAGTGGTCAGTAATGGCGAGCTGCTCGGGCTGCTGTCGATCGGCGACCTGGTCAAGGAAACCATCGCCGAACAGGCCAGCCTGATCCTGCAACTGGAGCAGTACATCCGCGGCGAATGA
- a CDS encoding dipeptidase has product MHLKKLTATTLLLASIGLFTQPAQANLTQQQSAAIVKAFDGTEPSDFKQFLGKLKASEQAKADNLDGTLDTYLAGTPLNAEQQNQINRLLGLYTRIKYGKAATDTLRELVAIPTFSVDGVPQHENPEFLKIAEKIKALAEGFGLTFRNIDNRVYEVSLGAGQEVVGIHAHADVVPVNPDNWKLADGTRLDPFKVTLVGDRMYGRGTEDDKNGIVVALYALKVAKDENLPLARQFKLLIDTTEETSGDAIPYYFERNPTPAYNLALDGGYPVVIAEKGYGTVMASFSTRPGSGKGAEITHLTGGLATNQIPTTSVATLAADNPAQLATQLEKAGADFVKRNGGDFSIDAKVDGKNVLLTVTGVSAHSSEPESGVNPVARMLVFINGLGAQVPLKHNHFTDAARYAADNWGLDYLGKHLGIGFEDEFMGPLTTSLTFVGVDEKGLKLAVNLRIPKGKSLATIKDELADKLGNWTRQSHTSVAFDYSLDEPMYRNPEGEWVKALLDVATENLGMKHAFGTSAGATSVHDLPNGVQFGLAMPDVKYTGHNDNEFKTVEQFMLDLQVVSEMVARIGQMPKL; this is encoded by the coding sequence ATGCATTTGAAAAAGCTCACTGCCACTACCCTGCTGCTGGCCAGCATCGGCCTGTTCACCCAACCCGCCCAGGCCAACCTTACGCAGCAGCAGTCCGCCGCGATCGTCAAGGCCTTCGACGGCACCGAGCCAAGCGACTTCAAGCAATTCCTCGGCAAGCTTAAGGCCAGCGAACAGGCTAAAGCCGACAACCTGGACGGCACCCTCGACACCTACCTGGCGGGTACGCCGCTCAACGCCGAGCAGCAGAACCAAATTAACCGCCTGCTCGGCCTGTATACCCGTATCAAGTATGGCAAGGCTGCTACCGATACCCTGCGTGAACTGGTGGCCATCCCCACCTTCAGCGTCGACGGTGTCCCTCAGCACGAGAACCCCGAGTTCCTCAAGATCGCTGAAAAGATCAAAGCTTTGGCCGAGGGCTTTGGCCTGACCTTCCGCAATATCGACAACCGCGTCTACGAAGTTTCGCTGGGTGCCGGCCAGGAAGTGGTAGGCATCCATGCCCACGCCGACGTCGTGCCGGTCAACCCGGACAACTGGAAACTGGCCGACGGTACACGCCTGGACCCGTTCAAGGTCACCTTGGTGGGCGATCGCATGTACGGGCGTGGCACCGAAGACGACAAGAACGGCATCGTCGTCGCGCTTTACGCGCTTAAAGTTGCGAAAGACGAGAACCTACCGCTGGCCCGGCAGTTCAAGTTACTCATCGACACCACCGAGGAAACCAGCGGTGATGCCATCCCCTACTACTTCGAGCGCAACCCCACGCCCGCTTACAATCTGGCGCTCGATGGCGGTTACCCGGTTGTGATAGCCGAAAAAGGCTACGGCACGGTCATGGCCAGTTTCAGTACACGCCCAGGCAGTGGCAAGGGAGCGGAGATCACCCACCTCACCGGCGGGCTGGCCACCAACCAGATTCCGACCACCTCGGTAGCCACCCTGGCCGCCGACAATCCGGCGCAACTGGCAACGCAGCTTGAAAAAGCAGGTGCCGACTTTGTGAAGCGCAATGGTGGCGACTTCAGCATCGATGCCAAGGTCGATGGCAAAAACGTACTGCTTACCGTGACAGGTGTTTCTGCGCATTCTTCCGAGCCGGAATCGGGGGTCAATCCGGTGGCGCGCATGCTGGTCTTCATCAATGGCCTTGGCGCGCAGGTGCCGCTCAAGCACAACCACTTCACCGATGCTGCACGCTACGCTGCCGACAACTGGGGGCTGGACTACCTGGGCAAACACCTCGGCATAGGCTTTGAGGACGAGTTCATGGGCCCGCTGACGACATCGCTGACGTTTGTAGGCGTGGATGAAAAAGGCCTGAAACTTGCGGTCAACCTGCGCATCCCCAAAGGCAAATCGCTGGCGACGATCAAGGACGAATTGGCCGACAAACTCGGCAATTGGACACGCCAGAGCCACACCTCGGTGGCCTTCGACTATAGCCTTGACGAACCGATGTACCGCAACCCGGAAGGCGAATGGGTCAAGGCGCTGCTCGACGTGGCCACCGAGAACCTGGGCATGAAGCACGCGTTCGGCACTTCAGCCGGCGCCACCTCGGTACATGACCTGCCCAACGGCGTGCAGTTTGGCTTGGCAATGCCGGACGTGAAGTACACCGGGCACAATGACAACGAGTTCAAGACCGTAGAGCAGTTCATGCTGGACTTGCAGGTGGTGAGCGAGATGGTGGCGCGAATCGGGCAGATGCCGAAGCTGTAA